From a region of the Desulfuromonas sp. KJ2020 genome:
- a CDS encoding GntR family transcriptional regulator, whose translation MRKKPIERHQTLREKILETIRDSILKGTMKPGEKVAEPELAERFGISRTPIREAFRQLETEGYLTVIPRKGAVVTSLSERDVEEFYAIKSILEGYAARMAAENMTEKDIEKLESINDRLQQLADEGDIKTFFKVHNEFHDLFIRAAGNEKLRELIGQMMMRFNRLRMASLSLPGRMKISVEEHKKIIEAFKEHNGDKADNLVKKTANYGGQVLLQSMAKEQGRTAEKAIYQQAVDV comes from the coding sequence ATGCGAAAAAAACCGATTGAACGCCATCAGACGCTGCGGGAAAAAATACTGGAAACGATCCGCGACTCTATCCTCAAGGGCACGATGAAACCGGGGGAAAAGGTTGCCGAGCCAGAATTGGCCGAACGTTTCGGGATCAGTCGCACACCGATCAGGGAAGCCTTCCGTCAATTGGAAACAGAGGGATATCTTACGGTTATTCCACGTAAAGGCGCGGTGGTGACCTCCCTGTCCGAGAGGGATGTCGAGGAGTTTTATGCGATAAAAAGTATCCTCGAAGGGTATGCGGCGCGCATGGCGGCCGAAAATATGACGGAAAAGGACATCGAAAAACTCGAGAGCATCAATGATCGTCTGCAACAGTTGGCCGACGAAGGGGATATAAAAACCTTTTTCAAGGTGCACAACGAGTTTCATGACTTGTTCATCCGGGCCGCGGGCAATGAGAAACTGCGAGAGCTTATCGGGCAGATGATGATGCGCTTCAATCGCCTGCGTATGGCCTCTCTTTCTCTGCCCGGGCGCATGAAAATTTCGGTCGAAGAACACAAGAAAATCATAGAAGCCTTTAAAGAGCACAATGGTGACAAGGCGGACAACCTGGTCAAGAAAACCGCTAACTATGGCGGGCAGGTGCTGTTGCAGAGCATGGCCAAAGAACAGGGCCGCACGGCGGAAAAGGCGATCTACCAACAAGCCGTGGATGTCTGA
- a CDS encoding TIM barrel protein, with product MKNDLFVHVPWKQLGPNWSFFVDNRVQPEIAFKADDFTDPAFEHVRALSAELSQHGLRNTIHAPFLDLNPGALDPLVLEATRKRFHQTMDCAETLASDLIVFHPGYDRWRYGSQSQLWLETNLRFWPEFIQRAERMGCTLVLENIFEESPKTLAALLQAIDSPFFGACFDIGHWHLFGQNDLEAWLRHIGKHLRHLHLHDNHGTSDEHLPLGEGLIDFQALFRSLDAASVCPSITLEIHEPEGIISSIATLTRLFDSVQKL from the coding sequence GTGAAAAATGACCTCTTTGTCCATGTTCCCTGGAAACAGCTAGGCCCCAATTGGTCTTTTTTCGTCGATAACCGGGTTCAACCGGAAATCGCATTTAAGGCCGATGACTTCACCGACCCTGCCTTCGAACATGTTCGCGCCCTATCGGCAGAGCTTTCGCAACATGGCCTTCGGAATACTATCCATGCTCCTTTTCTTGACCTCAATCCCGGCGCTTTGGATCCCTTGGTGCTGGAGGCCACCCGAAAGCGATTCCATCAAACCATGGATTGCGCCGAAACTCTGGCGTCCGACCTTATCGTATTTCACCCTGGTTACGACCGATGGCGATACGGGAGCCAGAGTCAGTTATGGCTTGAGACGAACCTCCGCTTCTGGCCCGAGTTCATTCAACGGGCCGAGCGTATGGGCTGTACCCTGGTTCTTGAAAATATCTTCGAAGAATCCCCCAAGACTCTGGCTGCCCTGTTGCAGGCCATAGACTCTCCCTTTTTCGGAGCTTGTTTCGATATTGGCCATTGGCATCTCTTTGGTCAAAACGATTTGGAGGCCTGGCTTCGCCATATTGGCAAACATCTGCGGCACCTTCATCTGCACGACAATCATGGCACCTCAGATGAGCACCTGCCGCTAGGGGAGGGTTTAATCGACTTTCAGGCATTATTCCGGTCGCTTGACGCTGCCTCCGTCTGCCCCAGTATCACACTCGAGATTCATGAGCCGGAGGGTATCATTTCATCCATAGCCACTCTGACCCGATTATTCGACTCTGTTCAGAAACTTTAA
- the dinB gene encoding DNA polymerase IV: MGSTAEAMSTKQARQIIHVDMDAFYASVEQRDQPELRNRPVIVGGSRTRGVVSACSYEARAFGVRSAMPLARAVQLCPEAVVLPVRMEAYKAVSRKIFAIFRQFTDRVEPLSIDEAFLDVTGCERLLGEAVSIAQNIRNSIRKELALPASAGVAPNKYLAKLASEAAKPDGLKVIHPHEIEAFILPLPIGALWGIGSKGRERLNRLGINTIGELRRLSLAQLIQLFGVTGQRFYELARGIDDRPIIMDDTVKSIGQEETFPADLFDVDTLQTHLLRLTEKVASRLRKKSLLASALTIKVKYGNFEQVTRSKTLENPSASVPEFYPVAKELLSRTESGQRGIRLLGVTAGNLVPCETSQMSLFEDKCEKKKGKALDEAIDRIREKYGDPGITRGTLVD; this comes from the coding sequence ATGGGGAGCACAGCTGAAGCTATGTCTACAAAGCAAGCGCGCCAGATTATTCACGTCGACATGGATGCCTTTTATGCCTCCGTAGAGCAGCGGGATCAGCCCGAGTTGCGAAACCGACCAGTTATTGTCGGCGGCAGTCGCACAAGGGGCGTGGTCAGTGCCTGTTCCTATGAAGCCCGTGCCTTCGGAGTTCGATCGGCCATGCCGCTGGCGCGGGCTGTACAGTTGTGCCCTGAGGCGGTAGTCCTTCCGGTCAGAATGGAAGCATACAAAGCCGTGTCGCGCAAAATTTTTGCCATTTTCAGGCAGTTTACGGACCGGGTCGAGCCCTTGTCCATCGATGAAGCCTTCCTGGATGTCACCGGCTGTGAGCGGCTTCTAGGCGAGGCGGTCTCCATAGCTCAAAATATCAGAAATTCAATTCGGAAAGAGCTCGCCCTGCCTGCCAGTGCCGGTGTGGCTCCCAATAAATATCTGGCCAAACTGGCTTCTGAGGCAGCCAAACCGGATGGACTCAAAGTGATACATCCCCATGAAATTGAAGCATTTATCCTGCCCCTGCCCATAGGCGCTCTATGGGGAATCGGTAGCAAAGGGAGAGAAAGGCTGAATCGACTAGGGATAAACACCATCGGTGAACTGCGGCGTTTGAGCCTGGCGCAGTTAATCCAGCTTTTCGGGGTGACGGGGCAACGATTTTACGAGCTGGCGAGGGGGATCGATGATCGCCCAATTATCATGGACGACACAGTGAAATCGATAGGACAGGAAGAGACCTTCCCCGCTGATTTATTTGACGTGGACACCCTGCAAACCCACTTGCTACGACTTACCGAAAAGGTAGCCTCACGCTTGCGAAAAAAAAGTCTGTTGGCCTCTGCTCTAACCATTAAGGTGAAATATGGAAATTTCGAGCAGGTCACGAGGTCAAAAACCCTGGAAAATCCATCAGCCAGTGTCCCCGAGTTTTATCCAGTCGCTAAGGAGCTTTTATCCAGAACCGAATCAGGACAGAGGGGAATCCGCCTGCTTGGGGTTACGGCCGGGAATCTTGTTCCCTGTGAAACAAGCCAGATGTCATTGTTTGAGGATAAGTGCGAAAAAAAGAAAGGAAAGGCACTCGACGAGGCCATTGACCGCATACGGGAAAAATACGGAGATCCTGGAATCACGCGAGGAACCTTGGTGGATTAA
- a CDS encoding F0F1 ATP synthase subunit epsilon, translating into MAEKLKLEMVTPYKRVLSVEVDEVTAPGTIGEFGILPGHTPMLTTLKIGELTYRAGSETFHLAVNWGYVEVEEDKVTVLVETAEPADEIDLERAKAALGRAEKALKELSQDDKDFRVMEAALERALIRIQVAGRKGH; encoded by the coding sequence ATGGCAGAAAAGCTAAAACTCGAAATGGTAACCCCTTATAAAAGGGTTCTTTCGGTAGAGGTCGATGAGGTTACCGCACCTGGCACCATAGGTGAATTCGGCATTCTTCCCGGGCACACTCCCATGCTTACAACCCTTAAAATCGGGGAACTCACCTATCGTGCCGGTAGTGAGACTTTCCATCTGGCTGTTAACTGGGGGTATGTTGAGGTGGAAGAGGATAAGGTTACCGTCCTGGTCGAGACCGCGGAACCTGCCGATGAAATTGACCTGGAAAGAGCCAAGGCTGCTCTGGGCCGGGCTGAAAAAGCCCTTAAAGAACTGTCACAGGACGACAAAGATTTCCGTGTGATGGAAGCCGCTCTTGAGCGGGCCTTGATCCGCATTCAGGTGGCTGGCCGCAAGGGCCACTAA
- the atpD gene encoding F0F1 ATP synthase subunit beta, whose product MNKGKITQVIGPVVDVEFEAGKLPEIYHALKITNPSLGEEEWNLVVEVAQHLGENTVRTIAMDSTDGLVRGQDVMDTGKQIVMPVGRNTLGRILNVVGQPVDEAGPVNTDKEWEIHRPTPEFVEQSTKVEAFETGIKVVDLLAPYARGGKIGLFGGAGVGKTVLIMELIHNIAKQHGGFSVFAGVGERTREGNDLWHEMKDSGVLDKAALIYGQMNEPPGARARVALSALTVAEYFRDEEGQDVLLFVDNIFRFTQAGSEVSALLGRIPSAVGYQPTLSTEMGELQERITTTNKGSITSVQAIYVPADDLTDPAPATAFAHLDATTVLSRQIAELGIYPAVDPLDSTSRILDPQVVGEEHYKVARDVQYVLQRYKDLQDIIAILGMDELSEEDKLVVARARKIQRFLSQPFHVAEVFTGSPGKYVELKDTIAGFKAIVDGKYDDIPEQAFYMVGTIEEALEKAKKLAA is encoded by the coding sequence ATGAATAAAGGAAAAATCACTCAGGTTATCGGTCCCGTCGTGGACGTTGAATTTGAGGCCGGGAAACTCCCCGAGATTTATCACGCCCTTAAAATCACCAACCCTTCTCTTGGGGAAGAGGAATGGAACCTCGTCGTCGAGGTGGCCCAACATCTTGGTGAAAATACCGTTAGAACCATCGCCATGGACTCCACCGACGGCCTTGTCCGCGGGCAGGATGTCATGGATACCGGCAAACAGATTGTTATGCCGGTTGGTCGCAACACCCTCGGCCGCATCCTGAACGTCGTCGGCCAGCCTGTTGACGAAGCCGGTCCCGTTAATACCGACAAGGAATGGGAGATCCATCGCCCTACCCCCGAATTCGTCGAGCAGTCCACCAAGGTTGAGGCTTTTGAAACCGGCATCAAGGTCGTTGACCTGCTGGCCCCTTACGCCCGTGGCGGTAAAATCGGCCTCTTCGGCGGCGCCGGCGTCGGCAAGACGGTTCTTATCATGGAGCTTATCCACAACATCGCCAAGCAGCACGGTGGCTTCTCGGTTTTCGCCGGTGTCGGTGAGCGTACGCGTGAGGGCAATGACCTCTGGCATGAAATGAAGGACTCCGGCGTTCTCGACAAAGCCGCTCTAATTTACGGTCAGATGAACGAACCCCCCGGCGCTCGTGCGCGCGTCGCCCTTTCCGCTCTCACCGTGGCCGAATATTTCCGCGATGAAGAAGGACAGGACGTTCTGCTGTTCGTCGACAACATTTTCCGCTTTACCCAGGCCGGTTCGGAAGTATCGGCTCTGCTCGGTCGTATTCCTTCCGCCGTTGGTTACCAGCCGACCCTCAGTACAGAAATGGGTGAGCTGCAGGAGCGTATCACGACCACCAACAAAGGCTCTATCACCTCGGTACAGGCCATCTATGTACCTGCTGACGACCTGACTGACCCGGCGCCCGCCACGGCCTTCGCCCACCTGGACGCCACCACCGTTCTCTCCCGTCAGATTGCCGAGCTCGGTATTTATCCGGCGGTTGACCCTCTGGACAGCACCAGCCGTATTCTTGACCCGCAGGTCGTCGGCGAGGAGCATTACAAAGTAGCCCGTGACGTTCAGTATGTTTTGCAGCGCTACAAGGATCTGCAGGACATCATCGCCATTCTGGGTATGGACGAACTCTCGGAAGAGGACAAGCTTGTGGTAGCCCGCGCCCGGAAGATTCAGCGCTTCCTCTCGCAGCCTTTCCACGTGGCCGAGGTATTTACCGGCTCTCCCGGAAAGTATGTCGAGCTTAAGGACACCATTGCCGGCTTCAAGGCAATCGTGGACGGTAAGTACGACGATATTCCCGAGCAGGCGTTCTATATGGTGGGAACGATCGAAGAAGCCCTCGAAAAAGCTAAAAAACTGGCTGCTTGA
- the atpG gene encoding ATP synthase F1 subunit gamma, producing the protein MASLKDIKKRISSVKNTSQITKAMKMVSAAKLRRAQDAVVSARPYAEKMLEVLSSLALREDTEAHPLLQQRGKGRALVVLMTADRGLCGGFNANISKAVERFVRQNPEGFADIDIMIIGRKGRDYLRTRKGMNIVKVHENITGSISYSTASLLGQDIVSEYTEGKYDAVYLAYNAFRSAISQDPLIEKLLPIVPLEVEEGTHVPQYLYEPNRGEVLDQILPKHIEVQIFRGLLESVASEHGARMSAMDSASRNAKEMISKLTLQYNRARQAAITKELMEIISGAESIK; encoded by the coding sequence ATGGCAAGCCTGAAGGATATTAAGAAGAGAATCTCTTCGGTCAAAAATACCAGTCAGATCACCAAGGCCATGAAAATGGTCTCGGCGGCCAAGTTGCGTCGAGCCCAGGATGCCGTTGTCTCCGCCCGCCCTTACGCCGAGAAAATGCTGGAGGTTCTCTCCAGCCTGGCGCTGCGTGAAGACACCGAAGCTCACCCGCTGCTTCAGCAACGAGGCAAGGGACGCGCACTTGTCGTCCTTATGACGGCTGATCGAGGTCTGTGCGGCGGTTTCAATGCCAATATTTCCAAGGCCGTGGAGCGATTTGTTCGGCAGAACCCCGAAGGGTTCGCCGACATCGACATTATGATCATTGGCCGCAAGGGGAGAGACTACCTCAGAACGCGCAAAGGAATGAACATCGTCAAGGTGCATGAAAATATCACCGGGTCCATTTCCTACAGCACGGCGTCTCTTCTGGGTCAGGATATCGTGTCGGAGTATACCGAAGGAAAATATGACGCGGTATATCTGGCCTATAACGCTTTCCGTAGCGCGATTTCCCAGGATCCGCTGATCGAAAAACTCCTGCCGATTGTTCCCCTAGAGGTCGAGGAGGGAACCCATGTTCCCCAGTACCTTTACGAACCCAACCGCGGTGAAGTTCTCGATCAAATTTTGCCCAAGCACATTGAGGTACAGATTTTCCGTGGGTTGCTGGAATCCGTTGCCTCCGAACATGGTGCGCGCATGAGCGCCATGGACAGTGCCAGCAGAAATGCCAAAGAGATGATCTCCAAGCTTACGCTTCAATACAATAGAGCGCGTCAGGCTGCTATTACCAAAGAGCTCATGGAGATCATTTCCGGCGCCGAATCGATCAAATAA
- the atpA gene encoding F0F1 ATP synthase subunit alpha — MEIKAEEISAIIKKQIENFGREVEVSETGTIISVGDGIARIHGLDKAMAGELLEFPGGVMGMVLNLEEDNVGAAILGEAHHIKEGDTVKRTERIVQVPVGDALTGRVVDGIGLPIDGAGEIDTKDFRQVEIKAPGIVARKSVHEPMQTGLKAIDAMVPIGRGQRELIIGDRQTGKTAVAIDTIINQKGQNVVCIYVAIGQKRSTVAQVVDKLKQHGAMDYTIVVAATASDPAPLQFIAPYTGVTMGEFFRDNGKHALIIYDDLSKQAVAYRQLSLLLRRPPGREAYPGDVFYLHSRLLERAAKLNDDLGAGSLTALPIIETQAGDVSAYIPTNVISITDGQIFLETDLFYSGVRPAINVGLSVSRVGGSAQVKAMKQVAGTLRLALAQYREMAAFAQFGSDLDAATQRQLARGARLVEILKQGQYKPLPVEKQVLVIYAANNGYVDDYPTTAIQRYEAELLSYLESTQGQLLADVREKKAIDSDLEARIKAALDEFKGQFVA, encoded by the coding sequence ATGGAAATCAAAGCAGAAGAAATCAGCGCGATTATCAAAAAGCAGATCGAGAACTTCGGCCGTGAGGTAGAGGTTAGCGAGACAGGTACCATCATTTCCGTTGGTGACGGTATCGCTCGTATTCATGGCCTTGATAAGGCCATGGCTGGTGAGCTCCTGGAGTTTCCCGGTGGCGTTATGGGTATGGTTCTCAACCTTGAGGAAGACAACGTTGGGGCCGCCATCCTCGGTGAGGCTCACCACATCAAAGAGGGCGACACGGTCAAGAGAACCGAGCGGATTGTGCAGGTTCCTGTCGGGGATGCACTCACCGGCCGGGTCGTTGATGGTATCGGTCTCCCCATCGATGGGGCCGGAGAAATCGACACGAAGGATTTCCGTCAGGTCGAAATCAAGGCACCCGGCATCGTCGCTCGTAAGTCCGTTCACGAACCCATGCAAACGGGTCTTAAAGCGATTGACGCGATGGTGCCCATCGGCCGTGGTCAGCGCGAATTGATCATCGGTGACCGTCAGACGGGTAAAACGGCCGTTGCCATAGATACCATTATCAATCAAAAAGGCCAAAATGTTGTCTGTATCTACGTAGCTATCGGCCAGAAGCGCTCTACTGTGGCGCAGGTCGTTGACAAGCTGAAGCAGCATGGCGCCATGGATTACACGATCGTCGTTGCCGCTACCGCTTCCGATCCGGCTCCTCTGCAGTTTATCGCCCCTTATACTGGGGTTACCATGGGGGAATTCTTCCGTGACAACGGCAAGCATGCTCTGATCATCTATGATGACCTGTCCAAGCAGGCTGTTGCTTACCGCCAGTTGTCCCTGCTGCTGCGTCGTCCGCCCGGACGCGAAGCCTACCCCGGCGACGTCTTTTACCTGCACAGCCGCCTTCTTGAGCGTGCGGCTAAGCTTAACGATGACCTCGGCGCCGGCAGCCTTACTGCTCTGCCCATCATCGAAACGCAGGCCGGTGACGTTTCCGCTTACATCCCGACCAACGTTATTTCGATCACCGACGGTCAGATCTTCCTGGAAACCGATCTTTTCTATTCCGGTGTCCGTCCGGCTATCAACGTCGGTCTGTCAGTATCCCGCGTCGGCGGTAGCGCCCAGGTTAAAGCGATGAAACAGGTCGCTGGTACGCTGCGTCTAGCCTTGGCCCAGTACCGTGAAATGGCAGCGTTCGCTCAGTTCGGATCTGACCTTGACGCTGCTACACAGCGTCAGCTCGCCCGTGGCGCCCGTCTGGTTGAGATTCTCAAGCAAGGCCAGTATAAGCCTCTGCCCGTTGAAAAGCAGGTCCTGGTCATCTATGCGGCCAACAATGGCTATGTGGATGATTACCCAACCACCGCAATTCAGCGCTACGAGGCCGAACTGCTCTCTTATCTTGAGAGCACCCAAGGTCAGCTTTTGGCCGATGTTCGCGAGAAAAAGGCCATCGATAGTGACCTTGAAGCCCGCATCAAAGCGGCACTGGATGAGTTCAAGGGTCAGTTCGTCGCCTAA
- the atpH gene encoding ATP synthase F1 subunit delta gives MSISAISRRYAKALVNLGAEQKMVEDFGQELAKVSSIFASEDFLRLLMESPTFPLEKKTTILQEVAKSLELSEGVRNFLGLLLENDRLKYLSLIEGDYRKLADELSGVLRARLKSASPLAEEQVRDIASALEKKTGKRIDVTMDVDPALIGGLQAEIAGQLFDGSIKTQLKRIEDTLKKG, from the coding sequence TTGAGTATCAGCGCTATATCCAGGCGGTATGCGAAGGCCCTGGTGAACCTGGGTGCCGAGCAAAAGATGGTGGAGGACTTTGGCCAGGAATTAGCCAAGGTGTCCTCGATTTTTGCCTCGGAGGATTTTCTCCGGCTTCTTATGGAGAGTCCGACTTTTCCTTTAGAGAAGAAAACGACCATTCTGCAAGAGGTGGCAAAAAGCCTGGAACTCTCTGAGGGTGTTCGCAATTTTCTGGGACTTCTCTTGGAGAACGACCGACTTAAGTACCTCTCCCTGATAGAAGGGGATTACCGGAAGCTGGCCGATGAACTGTCCGGTGTTTTGCGGGCACGGCTGAAATCTGCCTCTCCTCTCGCCGAGGAACAGGTAAGGGACATTGCTTCCGCTTTGGAAAAGAAAACGGGCAAACGGATTGACGTCACCATGGATGTTGATCCCGCCCTTATCGGGGGGCTGCAGGCTGAAATTGCCGGTCAGCTTTTTGACGGAAGTATAAAAACCCAGTTGAAACGGATTGAAGATACCTTAAAGAAGGGGTGA
- a CDS encoding ATP synthase F0 subunit B produces MNKKIISSTAALLLIVSASVAVAAGDAHHVDSGVLIKDFLYRMFNFAVTFGLLAYFVTKPIRKGLAGRREGIEKALKEAQDAKEKAEARYAEYDEKLTKASAEIDDIYASIKREGELERDRIIAEAKEMAEKISQDAEKAASREIAKAKAELRQEATNMAIEIARDLLTQKVTGDDQKRLVNEYIQKVGELH; encoded by the coding sequence ATGAATAAAAAAATCATATCTTCCACGGCAGCCCTGCTGCTTATTGTTTCCGCTTCTGTCGCGGTCGCCGCCGGTGACGCTCATCACGTGGATAGCGGTGTTCTCATCAAGGACTTTCTTTACCGCATGTTCAATTTCGCGGTTACCTTCGGGCTGCTGGCCTATTTCGTAACCAAGCCTATTCGCAAAGGGCTGGCGGGGCGCCGTGAAGGGATTGAAAAAGCCCTTAAGGAGGCCCAGGACGCCAAGGAGAAGGCCGAAGCACGTTATGCGGAGTATGATGAAAAGCTGACCAAGGCTTCCGCAGAGATCGACGACATCTATGCTTCGATCAAACGCGAGGGCGAGCTGGAGCGTGACCGGATTATCGCCGAAGCGAAAGAAATGGCAGAAAAAATCAGTCAGGACGCAGAGAAAGCTGCTTCTCGGGAAATAGCCAAGGCCAAAGCTGAACTCCGGCAGGAGGCGACCAATATGGCTATCGAGATAGCGAGGGATCTGCTCACCCAAAAGGTTACCGGAGACGATCAAAAACGTCTGGTGAATGAATATATTCAAAAGGTGGGAGAATTACATTGA
- a CDS encoding ATP synthase F0 subunit B, which yields MIEINGTIIVQFVNFVVLMVALNFILYKPLRSMLQKRKETVDGSHQRAKDLAVQVEEKMAAYQEKLQEAKITAGKEKATMKEEAVAKETEILSAARQSATETLESMKVKVAGEADEARKALRSDAEALASDIAAKLLGRSL from the coding sequence GTGATTGAAATCAACGGAACCATAATTGTCCAGTTTGTCAACTTTGTCGTTTTGATGGTTGCGCTGAACTTTATCCTTTATAAACCGCTTCGCAGCATGCTGCAAAAGCGCAAGGAAACCGTCGATGGTTCCCATCAGCGGGCTAAGGATCTGGCTGTTCAGGTTGAAGAAAAAATGGCTGCCTATCAGGAAAAACTGCAGGAAGCCAAAATCACCGCCGGCAAAGAAAAGGCGACCATGAAAGAGGAGGCGGTAGCCAAGGAAACGGAAATCCTTTCGGCCGCCCGGCAGAGTGCTACAGAAACTTTGGAATCCATGAAGGTAAAAGTTGCCGGCGAGGCAGACGAAGCGCGTAAAGCCCTGAGATCCGATGCGGAGGCTTTGGCGTCCGATATTGCTGCCAAACTCCTGGGAAGGAGCCTGTAA
- a CDS encoding polymer-forming cytoskeletal protein: protein MFTKKEDNAMKKETPIEKREIKAFLGPGSEFEGKLVFDDIVRLDGAFRGEIASKDTLIVGEAADIQAEITVGSLILSGRFKGNIKASSRVELRNPAMVEGNIETPVLIVEEGVRVNSNISMKVEKGATPTPVKDK, encoded by the coding sequence ATGTTTACTAAAAAGGAAGATAACGCGATGAAAAAAGAAACGCCCATTGAAAAGCGCGAGATAAAGGCCTTCCTTGGACCCGGTAGCGAATTTGAGGGCAAGCTTGTTTTTGACGACATTGTCCGACTGGATGGAGCCTTTCGAGGAGAAATTGCCTCAAAAGATACGTTGATTGTGGGAGAGGCGGCTGACATTCAAGCCGAGATAACGGTTGGAAGCCTTATACTGAGTGGTCGTTTCAAGGGAAATATTAAAGCCTCCAGTCGCGTCGAACTACGTAACCCGGCGATGGTGGAGGGTAATATCGAGACGCCGGTGCTGATCGTTGAAGAGGGTGTCCGGGTCAACAGCAACATCAGCATGAAAGTGGAAAAAGGGGCAACCCCCACGCCTGTCAAAGACAAATAA
- a CDS encoding ParB/RepB/Spo0J family partition protein, producing MAKRPALGKGIGALLNSATQEGGRKYFLCPIEELKPHSKQPRKTFNDEKMAELVASVKEKGVIQPLVVRRVEDSYQIIAGERRWRAAQKAGLREIPVVIQDVSEDWALEVALIENIQREDLNPIEEAEAYRNLMDGFDLSQEEVARRVGKDRSTVANSLRLLRLPDPVRDDVLSSRLTMGHARSLLSLESDEDIVEARNQVLEKKLSVRETEALVKKIKSFGVVAKPKTKQVENPELVHLAGELKRALGTQVKISAKGKGGKIEITYFSPQELERLMEVLGLTL from the coding sequence ATGGCCAAACGTCCGGCGCTGGGAAAAGGAATAGGCGCTTTGCTCAATTCCGCCACCCAGGAAGGGGGGCGGAAGTATTTTCTATGTCCCATCGAAGAGCTAAAACCGCACAGCAAACAGCCCCGCAAAACTTTTAACGATGAAAAAATGGCCGAACTCGTCGCCTCGGTCAAGGAGAAGGGGGTCATTCAACCTCTCGTGGTCCGGAGAGTCGAGGATTCTTATCAGATCATAGCGGGAGAGCGCCGGTGGAGAGCTGCCCAAAAGGCGGGATTGCGAGAGATTCCCGTCGTTATTCAGGATGTGTCGGAAGACTGGGCCCTGGAAGTGGCCCTGATAGAAAACATCCAGCGGGAGGATTTGAACCCCATTGAAGAGGCCGAAGCCTATCGAAACCTTATGGATGGTTTCGATCTTTCACAGGAAGAAGTCGCGCGAAGGGTTGGCAAAGACCGGTCGACCGTGGCCAACTCGCTGCGGCTGCTAAGGCTGCCGGATCCTGTTCGTGACGATGTGTTGAGCAGCCGTCTGACTATGGGCCACGCACGAAGCCTGCTTTCGCTTGAGTCGGATGAGGATATCGTCGAAGCCAGAAACCAGGTTTTGGAGAAAAAGCTCTCTGTTCGGGAAACGGAAGCGCTGGTAAAGAAAATAAAGAGTTTTGGGGTGGTCGCCAAGCCGAAAACGAAGCAGGTGGAAAACCCGGAGTTGGTCCATCTGGCTGGAGAGCTGAAAAGAGCCTTGGGGACTCAGGTAAAAATTTCGGCCAAAGGCAAAGGCGGCAAAATTGAAATCACTTATTTTTCGCCGCAAGAGCTGGAAAGATTAATGGAAGTCTTGGGCCTCACTTTATAG
- a CDS encoding ParA family protein — translation MARIIVVANQKGGVGKTTTAVNLSASLAAAEKKTLLVDMDPQGNACSGLGVDKGSQELTIYNALLGEAKAKDILLHTQMPNLDILPANTDLIGAEIELVSALAREVKLQGVLREVESEYDFIIIDCPPSLGLLTVNALTAADRVLIPLQCEFYAMEGLSQLTKTIRLIQKELNPRLKIGGILLTMFDGRNNLSHQVSEEIRNHFSDKVFDSVIPRNVRLSEAPSHGLPVILYDITSRGAMAYLELAKEIIEMES, via the coding sequence ATGGCCCGTATTATTGTTGTAGCCAATCAGAAGGGTGGAGTGGGAAAGACTACCACGGCTGTAAACCTGTCAGCTTCACTGGCTGCCGCTGAAAAAAAGACACTTCTGGTGGATATGGATCCCCAGGGGAATGCCTGCAGCGGACTTGGCGTGGATAAGGGTTCTCAGGAATTGACGATCTATAATGCCTTGTTGGGTGAGGCCAAAGCCAAAGACATTCTCCTTCACACCCAGATGCCCAACTTGGATATTTTGCCGGCTAATACTGATCTTATTGGGGCTGAAATTGAACTGGTATCGGCCCTGGCCAGAGAAGTAAAGTTGCAGGGCGTTTTGCGGGAAGTAGAATCCGAGTATGATTTTATTATTATCGACTGTCCGCCCTCTCTCGGGTTGCTGACGGTCAATGCTCTGACCGCGGCCGACAGGGTTCTTATTCCGCTCCAGTGTGAATTTTATGCCATGGAAGGATTGAGCCAGTTGACCAAGACCATACGCCTTATTCAGAAAGAGTTGAATCCTCGCTTGAAAATTGGTGGAATTCTGCTGACCATGTTCGATGGGCGCAATAATTTGTCTCACCAGGTAAGTGAAGAAATACGAAACCATTTCTCCGACAAGGTATTCGATTCGGTGATTCCCAGAAATGTTCGCCTGTCCGAGGCGCCCAGCCACGGATTACCGGTGATTTTATACGATATCACCTCTCGCGGAGCAATGGCTTACTTGGAATTAGCTAAGGAAATCATAGAGATGGAGAGTTGA